TGGCTGGAGTCGTGGCAGGTCTTCTTCTCGCCCCGAAGTCCGGGGAAGAAACGCGTCAGGTGTTGAAGGGCTATGCCAGGAGGACGGAGGAAGAAGTTCTGGAGAAGGCAAAGGAGGCGCGAGCCGCCCTTGATGAGAGCATTGAGCGTGGCAAGCATTTCATCG
This portion of the Nitrospirota bacterium genome encodes:
- a CDS encoding YtxH domain-containing protein, producing MDNRETQCSGPAVVLAFLGGAMAGVVAGLLLAPKSGEETRQVLKGYARRTEEEVLEKAKEARAALDESIERGKHFIAAKTAGVEAAIKAGREAMKEKADTCCS